From one Perca fluviatilis chromosome 10, GENO_Pfluv_1.0, whole genome shotgun sequence genomic stretch:
- the syce3 gene encoding synaptonemal complex central element protein 3 yields MADLSSLPELPLNINDDVLELNKDLERIIEDVENISVQLTWMAYDLVALRTSPELGAAMEKLEEAYPRCFAVVCGDQKQQPEMDMCPDSTATTPTQM; encoded by the exons ATGGCCGATTTATCTTCGCTCCCCGAGCTTCCGCTGAACATCAACGACGACGTGTTGGAGCTGAACAAGGATTTGGAGAGAATTATAGAAGACGTTGAAAATATatcag TGCAGCTGACTTGGATGGCTTATGACCTGGTGGCGCTGCGGACCAGTCCTGAGCTGGGGGCCGCTATGGAGAAACTGGAAGAAGCCTATCCTAGATGCTTTGCTGTTGTctgtggagaccaaaaacagcagCCAGAGATGGACATGTGTCCTGACTCTACTGCCACTACACCTACTCAGATGTGA